The genomic window AAGCATTGACTGTGTGCTTGCACGCGGCGCGCTCACGCGGATTGCGCTTATCCAAGACGGCTTTGCCAATGTCTCCAAGATGGCGAGCGGATATCCCTATAATGATTTTGAAGTGACCCATGAGCCGGTGCGCGGTGACATCTATGTCTCGGTCCCGCTGCAATATGCGAGCGCCAAAGTCAGCTTCTTTGCGACCAGTTCCAAAGGCCATGTCTACAAGTTTGCCTGCACAGTCGACGGCGATGAGGCAAGCCAGCTTTTCGTGACCAATCCAGCGCTGGCGAACCCCGATACTAGCGAAGGCCCAAACCCGCCTTCATCCGAAGGCGAAGCCGCGATCCGCCTGATCGAAGCGATGGCAAGCGATGCGGTGCTGCCCGGTTTCCAGGCGCGCACGGCGCTCTCCCGTCCGCGCCGCACAGGCGGTCTCGAAGTGCAGCAGGTCGCGGAATATGAAGGCGCGGAGCTAACCGGTCAGGCCTTCACTCTGCGCAATCTTGGACCTGAGACACTTGACCTTACCAGCGAGCGCGACGCGCCTGCAGGCGCGCTCGCCTTTGCCTATGCTAGCGAAACGCTTGCTCCCGGCGAAAGCACACAGGCCTTCCTCGTCTTTGCCAAGGGAGGGCTCAAGTGATGGCACAGAGCAAAGCCAAATCGCCTGACAGCAAAAGATCAGGCCTCAACTCTGCGATCGCCAAACGGCAAAAACTGCTCCTTGCAGGGATCGGAGCGGCGGCGCTGATCGGCGGATCGATGTTCATCTTTAGCGGTGATGATGCCGGTGATGGTGCGAAAGGCGGCGCAACCACGATCGATACGGGCGGGCTGGTTAATCGCAATCTCTCCCAGCGTGAGTTTGTGGCGACCTATGGCAATCGGCTCGATGCGCAGGGCCGCGCGATCAAGGATCTGCAAGAAAGCCAGCTTCCCAAAAGCTCGATTGAGCAGGAACTTGAGACACTGCGCAGCGAAAACGCGCGTATGCTCAGCGATGGCCAGGCCGCGATCGATGCGATCTCGGCTGAGAACGCTGTGCTGCGTTCTGAACTCGAAAGCGCAACAGCCAATCCACCGATTGTGCCCGTTCAACCGATCACACCGGCTCAACCCATAAATGGTTCAAGCGCCTTGGAACCCGCACCGCTCACCGAGCCCAAACCCAGCCTGCTGAGCTTTGAAAGCGAGGCTGCCCACAAAGCTCCCACCAATGCTGGCGATGGGTCTCCACCCCTGCTTTTGGAAGCAAGCCGCGATTATCTACCGCCCAATAGCTATGCGCCTGCAACAGTTATCGTCGGCGTCGATGCTTCAACCGGAGTCACCAGCCAAAGCGATCCGCTTCCTGTTGTGCTGCGTATCACGGGTCCGGCGCGCTCGGTCCTCAAAGGTGATCGCCTGCTCACCACCGATTTGACCGGCTGCCTCGTCAATGGCGCGGCGCGCGGCGATCTCTCGGCTGAGAAAGTCTACGTCAAATTGGTGCGCATGACCTGCGCACAGCCTGGCGGTCGCTATGCTGTGAGCGAAGTGAAAGGCTTCATCGCCTTTGCGGGTAAATCAGGCGTGCGTGGCCGCGTTGTCAGCCGCGAAGGCAGTCTTGTCAGCCAAGCGCTGGTCGCTGGCATCGTCGGCGGGTTTGGAAGAGGCTTTTCTGCAAACGCCAATGGCATTTTTGCAGGCCGTGTCGGCGAGGATAGCCGGCGCAGCGCGCTTTCGCCCACCGACATTCTGGCAGGTGGATTGGGCCAAGGCGCTGGCGATGCCGCCGACACTGTCAGCCAATATCTCATCGAACGCGCCGAACAATATCAACCCGTCGTCGAGATGCCGACCGGTATCGAAGTCGAAATCGTCTTTCTCGACGGCGTCCATGTCAGGAGCCCCTCTCAA from Erythrobacter sp. SCSIO 43205 includes these protein-coding regions:
- a CDS encoding type-F conjugative transfer system secretin TraK, yielding MSFATRSLPTGLTSVLLATASLIPASPAHADQIVEAADGASIDCVLARGALTRIALIQDGFANVSKMASGYPYNDFEVTHEPVRGDIYVSVPLQYASAKVSFFATSSKGHVYKFACTVDGDEASQLFVTNPALANPDTSEGPNPPSSEGEAAIRLIEAMASDAVLPGFQARTALSRPRRTGGLEVQQVAEYEGAELTGQAFTLRNLGPETLDLTSERDAPAGALAFAYASETLAPGESTQAFLVFAKGGLK
- a CDS encoding TraB/VirB10 family protein gives rise to the protein MAQSKAKSPDSKRSGLNSAIAKRQKLLLAGIGAAALIGGSMFIFSGDDAGDGAKGGATTIDTGGLVNRNLSQREFVATYGNRLDAQGRAIKDLQESQLPKSSIEQELETLRSENARMLSDGQAAIDAISAENAVLRSELESATANPPIVPVQPITPAQPINGSSALEPAPLTEPKPSLLSFESEAAHKAPTNAGDGSPPLLLEASRDYLPPNSYAPATVIVGVDASTGVTSQSDPLPVVLRITGPARSVLKGDRLLTTDLTGCLVNGAARGDLSAEKVYVKLVRMTCAQPGGRYAVSEVKGFIAFAGKSGVRGRVVSREGSLVSQALVAGIVGGFGRGFSANANGIFAGRVGEDSRRSALSPTDILAGGLGQGAGDAADTVSQYLIERAEQYQPVVEMPTGIEVEIVFLDGVHVRSPSQ